One Gossypium hirsutum isolate 1008001.06 chromosome A11, Gossypium_hirsutum_v2.1, whole genome shotgun sequence genomic window carries:
- the LOC107897077 gene encoding uncharacterized protein, translated as MAAIGNETQPLESSPNNLDQQYHLQPHNDCKIQTPKISLYEQSREERIKENLQRMQQLGLKDLSNSLLNSTPRLSSRRGRPRVGGKPPVTPLSSPLPSSDQLRRSSRLQNTTPVIYSEAVSAKKEELFEDVELKLGKSEVYTEAHEKLLGNTERSWTLFVDGYGRDGRRIYDSVKGKTCHQCRQKTLGHRTNCSKCNMVQGQFCGDCLYMRYGEHVLEANENPNWVCPVCRGICNCSLCRQAKGWAPTGSLYRKVTKMGFKSVAHYLIQTRHVQTNVEKNSDNTDQVSAKRSLSFPAPELPSEESPAVDNNQLVTSKPQSGEDGLSSEKKEQQAYPEPNTSIIHQNPASKPLLFSKNETEFEKGESTKINLDFGNKRDDEFICQHEKELDFTDKEPVDSPVTLETRPEKKHASSSESTPGSIAGRLKQVWGSDRTHDETVLDGAGKNVDVGYAVSESSPNLIKRPASAIGNSLDSNAAKLKQRRQLGKDCDEQGLLGANGSVSDEAAENISSRKESKANLKHCTSGTNMDCIARRLRPRNKAL; from the exons ATGGCAGCAATAGGAAACGAGACCCAACCACTTGAATCCTCACCAAACAACTTGGATCAGCAATATCATCTACAACCCCACAATGACTGCAAAATCCAAACCCCTAAAATCTCATTGTATGAGCAGTCCAGAGAAGAACGGATCAAAGAAAACCTTCAAAGGATGCAGCAGCTTGGTCTCAAAGACCTCTCCAACTCCCTCCTCAACTCCACTCCTCGCCTCTCTTCAAGGCGCGGCCGTCCTCGTGTTGGCGGTAAGCCGCCAGTTACCCCTCTGTCTTCTCCCTTGCCGTCATCTGACCAACTCCGCCGCTCCTCGAG GTTGCAAAATACTACTCCAGTGATCTATTCAGAGGCAGTTTCGGCAAAAAAAGAAGAGCTTTTCGAGGATGTGGAACTGAAGCTAGGGAAATCAGAGGTGTATACAGAAGCGCATGAGAAGCTTTTGGGTAACACTGAGAGGAGCTGGACACTTTTTGTGGATGGATATGGACGTGATGGCAGACGGATTTATGATTCCGTCAAAGGAAAGACTTGTCATCAATGCAG GCAGAAAACACTTGGTCATCGTACTAACTGTAGCAAATGCAATATGGTCCAAGGACAGTTCTGTGGTGATTGTTTATACATGAG ATATGGGGAGCATGTGCTTGAAGCCAATGAGAACCCAAATTGGGTTTGCCCAGTCTGCCGTGGGATTTGCAACTGTAGTTTATGCCGGCAAGCAAAAGGATGGGCCCCTACTGGCTCTCTTTATAGGAAG GTAACAAAAATGGGCTTCAAGTCAGTTGCACATTATCTCATCCAAACCCGGCATGTGCAAACCAATGTTGAAAAGAACTCAGATAATACTGATCAAGTTTCTGCTAAGAGGTCACTTTCCTTTCCAGCTCCGGAATTGCCTTCAGAAGAATCTCCTGCAGTCGATAATAATCAGCTTGTAACATCAAAGCCTCAATCTGGAGAGGATGGCTTGAGCAGTGAGAAAAAAGAACAACAAGCATACCCAGAACCAAATACTTCGATTATCCATCAAAATCCTGCAAGCAAACCGTTGCTATTCTCAAAGAATGAAACAGAGTTTGAGAAAGGGGAGTCTACAAAGATCAACCTTGATTTCGGGAACAAGAGAGATGATGAATTCATATGTCAACATGAAAAGGAGTTGGATTTCACTGACAAAGAACCCGTTGATAGTCCTGTGACATTGGAAACCAGACCAGAAAAGAAGCATGCGTCTTCCAGTGAATCAACCCCTGGCAGTATTGCCGGAAGACTAAAACAGGTGTGGGGAAGCGACCGGACCCATGATGAGACAGTTTTGGATGGTGCTGGCAAAAATGTAGATGTAGGCTATGCCGTGTCAGAGAGTAGTCCAAATCTTATAAAGAGACCTGCGTCTGCTATTGGAAATAGCCTCGACAGTAATGCTGCAAAACTGAAGCAAAGGCGTCAACTAGGCAAGGATTGTGATGAACAAGGGTTACTGGGCGCAAATGGGAGTGTGTCTGATGAGGCTGCAGAAAACATATCATCACGGAAGGAGTCCAAGGCCAACCTGAAGCATTGTACTTCTGGAACTAATATGGACTGTATTGCTAGAAGATTGAGGCCTCGAAACAAAGCACTTTGA